The following DNA comes from Deinococcus sp. YIM 134068.
TGTTGCGCGAGCGGTACACCTCCGAGGTGTTGGAGCGCCGCGACGCCTTCATCCGCGCGGTCGGGCGGCTCTTCCTGGCGGGCGCATGAGCTTTCAGCCGGAGACCCCGACCGTCCGCCGCCCCGTGTACGCCCGGCGGGGCATGGTGGCGACCTCGCAGCCCCTCGCGGCGCAGGCGGGGCTGAGCATCCTTCAGGCTGGTGGCAACGCCGTGGACGCCGCCCTCGCCACCGCCGCCGCCCTCACGGTGGTCGAGCCGACGAGCAACGGCATCGGCGGGGACCTCTTCGCCCTCGTGTGGGCAGGCGGCGAGCTGCACGGCCTGAACGCGAGCGGGGCCGCGCCCGCCGCCCTCTCCCTGGACGTGCTGGGGGAAGGTGAGATGCCGCGCCACGGTTGGACGCCCGTCACCGTCCCCGGCGCGGTGCGTGGCTGGGCCGACCTCCACGCCCGCCTCGGTCGCCTGCCGTTCGAGGAGGTGCTCGCCCCCGCCGTCTCCTATGCGCGGGACGGCTTCCCCCTCTCGCCCGTCCTCGCCACGAATTGGGCGCGGGCCATCGGGATTTATCGCCGCCTGAACCTTCCCATCATGGACGAGTGGTTCCGTGTCTTCGCGCCGGACGGCTTCGCTCCCGTTCCCGGTGCCCTGTGGAGGAGTGAGGCCCACGCCCGCACGCTGGAGGCCATCGCCGCCACGCACGGTTCGGCCTTCTACGAGGGCGAGCTTGCCGACCGGATGGACGCCCACGCCCGCGCGACCGGGGGCCTCCTGCGCGCCTCCGACCTCGCCGCCCACCGCTCCGAGTGGGTCACGCCCATCCACGCCCGGTACGGCGACCACCTCGTCCACGAGATTCCACCCAACGGGCAGGGCATCGCGGCGCTGATCGCCCTGAACGTATTGGACGGCCTACCTCTGCCCGAACGGCGCGACGACCCGGACGGGCTTCACCTTCAGATCGAGGCGATGAAACGGGGCTTTGCGGACGCCCACGCTTTCGTGGCCGATTCCCGACATGTACCCGTGGACGTGGAGCGCCTGCTCAGCTCCAATAACACCGCCGCCCACCGCGCCCTCCTCGGGTACACGGCGCACGACCCGACCACCCGCGCGCCGAGCACGGGCGGCACCGTCTACCTCGCCGCCGCCGACGCGGAGGGGGGCATGGTCAGCCTGATCCAGAGCAACTACATGGGCTTCGGCAGCGGCGTGGTCGTGCCCGGCACCGGGATTGCCCTGCACAACCGGGGCCACAACTTCAGCCTCGTCCCCGCCCACCCCAACGCCCTCGCGCCCGGCAAGCGCCCGTACCACACGATCATCCCCGGCTTCCTGTCGCGCGCGGACGGCACCCCGGTCGGCCCCTTCGGGGTCATGGGCGGCTTCATGCAGCCCCAGGGCCACCTTCAGGTCGTGCTGAACATGGTGCGCTACGGGATGGACCCCCAGCAGGCCCTCGACGCCCCGCGCTGGCAGTGGCACGCGGGGCGGACGGTGGAGGTCGAGCACGCCCTCAGTGCCGAGGTCTCCCGCGCCCTCACCGCACGCGGCCATGAGGTCCGGGTCGGGCTGGATGCGGGGTCCTTCGGTCGGGGTCAGATCATCCGCCGTGATCCGGTGAGCGGCGTGCTGGAGGGCGGGACCGAGAGCCGGGCGGACGGCCATATCGCCGTGTGGTGAGGACCCGTCCCGTCAGAACCCGAAGAACCCCACGGTGAGCGCGGTGGCGTCCGGCCCGCACGGGTCGCTGTACGACCCCGCCGTGCTGCCGCCGGACCAGGCGTGCCCCAGACCGTCGATGACGTACCGCTGCATCACGACGCCGCCCGTCGCGCTGTTGCGGTAATCCGAGCGGGTGTAGGACCGGCAAGCCGTGCCCGTCGCGCTGGCGTCCGCCGTGGCGTCCACGTCGCCGTCGTCCGCGCCGTCATAGGCGAGGTCGTTCGTCTGCGCCCACTGGGCGACGATCTGGGTCGCGTTCCTGGGATTGACCGTCGTGTCCGCCGTGCCGTGGAAGACGAGGGTGGGCACCACCCGCCGCGCCCCGCCCATCTCGCCGTGGCAGGCGGTGCCGCGCCCGTTCGGGTCGTAGAGGCTGCCGCTCCGCATCGCGTCCGTCGCGCCCGTGGCGGTCGTGGCCGCCCCGTACATCACCCCCGCGAAGGCTGCCACCCGGCGGATATGGTCGGGGTAGGTGCAGCCCATGATGCTCGCCATCGCCGCGCCCGCCGACAGCCCGGCCACACCGACGCGGGCGGCGTCCACCCGGTAGTTGGCCTTTACCCACCCGATCATGCCCGCGATCAGGGCGGGTTCCCCGACTCCCCGGCGCTGGTTGGCGGTGGAAAACCAGTTCCAGCAGTCGAAGGCGTTGTAGGCCGTGCCCTGCTCCGGGTACAGCACGAGGAAGTTACGCGCGTCGGCCTGAGCGTTCATGCGGGTGCCCGCCGCGAAGTCATACCCGTCCTGCCCACAGCCGTGCAGCATCACCATCAGGGGCCGCGCGCCCGTGCCGTCGTACCCGCCGGGCACCCACAGGCGGTAGAACCGCGCGCCCGCGCCGCCCGTGTACGTGCCGGAGACCCAGCGCCCCGTCGCCTGCGGGGTCAGGGTAGCTCCGGCCCCCCCGGCGGCGGGGGAGGCGGGCTGCCCACACGCGGCGAGCAGCAGGAGGGAGGGCAGCAGAACGGTGGGACGCTTCATGACACACCTCGCACAGGGGGTCGACCCTCACCGCGCGAACGGTGGGGCCGGGAAGAGGAGCGGTCTGGACCCTCCCACCCTAGCCACGTCCCGTCACCCCGGCGTTACAGCCCGCCCACCGCCTCCTCGCTCAACCGCCACAGCCGCTCCGCCGCCCCGTCGTCCAGCGCCTGCTGGGAGGGGCGGGCCTCGCGCTCATTGGCGAAGTAGCGCCCGCTCACCGTGATTCCCGGATCGGAGGCGAGGTGGATGCTCGTCCGCGCGCCGCGCTCGGGGCTGAGGGCGAGGAGGTCGAACACACGCCAGAACAGCTTGCTTCCCCCGCTGTTGTTGTGCCCGAAGCCCGTGCGGACCCTGCCGGGGTGGAGGCTGTTGCTCTGAATTCCCGGCTCGCGTCGGGCCAGTTCCCGCGCGAAGAGCACGTTCGCCAGCTTGCTCTGGTTGTACGCCCGCCACGCGCCGTACCCGCGCCGAAGTTCCGGGTCGTCGAAGCGCAGACGCGCCAGCATGTGCGCCATCGAGGAGACGGTGACGACCCGCGCGCCCGGCGTTCTCCGCAGCAGGGGCAGCAGCTCGCGCGTCAGCAGGAAGGGCGCGAGGTGGTTCAAGGCCCACGTCATCTCGTGGCCCTCGCGGGTCTCCTGCCGCTTCTCGTACAGCGCCCCCGCGTTGTTCACGAGCACGTCCAGCCGCTCCTGGCGCTCCCGGAACTCGGCGGCGGCCCGGCGCACCTGCGCGAGTTCCGACAGGTCGGCGATGAGCGTTCCCGCCGCCCCGATCTCGGCGGCCACCCGCGCCGTCTTCTCGGGATTGCGTCCCACGATGGTCACCCGTGCCCCCATCCGCGCCAGTTCCCGCGCCGTCACCAGCCCGATACCGTTCGTCGCGCCCGTGACCAGGACCGTCTTGCCGTTCATCCCCCGCGTCATCCGCTCAGCATAGGAGTGGCCCGCGCACGGGGCGGCAAGCGTGAAGACAATGCCCGCGTTCATCTCGTGTCAAAAAAGGTGAGGCTGACCCTTTCGAATCAGCCTCCCGGCGCTGCGAGCTTCACCCGGCCCGCCTGTGTTGTTGTGCGCTGATAGGTTCAATGTACGGATGAGATGTCACAAAGTTGTCACATTCCGGGGTGGGGAGGTCGCCAGTGCCAGGAGAACACCAGTTGACGCTTTGCCTCCGCATTCATCAGGCGTCACAAAGGGACCGATGCCCGGCTGACGGCTGACCGCTGACCGCTGACGGCTGACCGCTGACCGCTCCCCTCAGATCACCTCGCGGAACGCCACGCTTTGACTCCGGTTCTGCAACTCGCCCTTCAGATATTGCAACCTCGGATGTTCCAGCCGGGGGTCGTGCGCGAGGATGTGCTTGGCGAGTTCGCGGGCCTTTTCTATGATCTCCACGTCGCTGGCGAGGTCGCCCAGCCGCAGGTCGGGAATCCCGCTCTGCCGGGTGCCGCGAATCTCGCCGGGACCGCGCAGCTTGAGGTCCGCCTCCGCGATCACGAAGCCGTCGGTGCTGCCCTCGATGATCTTGAGGCGCTGGCGGGTCTTCTTCGAGTGCTCGCCCGCGATCAACACGCAGTAGCTCTGCGCGCTGCCGCGCCCCACCCGCCCCCGAAGCTGGTGCAGTTGCGACAGACCGAACCGCTCTGCGTTCTCGATCACCATGACCGTCGCGTTGGGCACGTCCACGCCGACCTCGATCACGGTCGTGGACACGAGCGCGTCGAACTCCCGCGCCCGGAAGCGGTCCATCACGTCTTCCTTCTCGGCGGCGCTCATCTTGCCGTGGAGGAGGTCAATTCGCGCCTCGGGCAGGATCACCTTGAGGTCGTCCGCCAGTTGCGTCGCCGCCAGCAGCTCCAGATTCTCGTTCTCCTCGATCAGCGCCGTCACCACGAAGGCCTGCCGCCCCTCCCGAATCTGCCGCATGACGAAGCCGTAGGCCTGCTGGCGGTGCGTGTCCTGAATGAGCTTCGTCTCGACCGGAGTTCGGCCCGGCGGCAACTCGTCGATGATCGAGAGTTCAAGGTCGCCGTAGGCCGTCAAGGCGAGGGAGCGCGGAATCGGCGTCGCACTCATCACGAGCACGTCCGGTCGCCCGGCCAACAATCTCCGCCGCTGCATCACGCCGAAGCGGTGTTCCTCGTCCACGACCGCCAGCCCGAGGTTGTCGAAGCGAACGTTCTCCTGAATGAGCGCCTGGGTGCCCACCACCACGTCCACGTCCCCCTCCGCGATACGGGTCTGCATCTCCAGCTTCTGCTTCGGGGTCATCGCACCGATGAGAAGGCCCACCCGCACGTCGAGCTTGCTCAGATACCCGACGAGGTTCGCGTAGTGCTGCCGCGCCAGAATCTCGGTCGGGGCCATCAGCGCCCCCTGGTAGCCGTCGCGCACGGCGAGGTAGAGCGCACACGCCGCCACCGCCGTCTTGCCGCTGCCCACGTCGCCCTGCACGAGCCGCGCCATCTGCCGCTCCGAGCGCATGTCGTCCGTGATCTCCAGCAGCACCCGCCGCTGCGCCCCCGTCAGCTCGAAGGGCAGCGCCGTCTCGAAACGGCGGATGTCCTCGCCCGTCGCCTGGAAGCGTTTGCCCAGCAGCACGGCGTCCTCCCCCTGAAGCAGCACGCGCAGCTCCAGAAACAGGTACTCGTCGAAGCGCAGCCGCGCGTCCGCCCGCGAGAGGTGCGCCTCGTCCTCCGGGAAATGGATGCCCCACAGCGCGTCCCCGAGGTCGGTCAGCCCGTATTTCTGCCGCCAGTGGGCGGGAAGGTAGTCGTCCAGCGGCACGGCCTGGAGCGCCCGGAACGCCGCCCGCCGCAGGAACTCCTGACTGATTCCGTCCTTCGAGTCGTAGACACCGACAATCCGCCCCGTGCTGAG
Coding sequences within:
- a CDS encoding gamma-glutamyltransferase family protein, yielding MSFQPETPTVRRPVYARRGMVATSQPLAAQAGLSILQAGGNAVDAALATAAALTVVEPTSNGIGGDLFALVWAGGELHGLNASGAAPAALSLDVLGEGEMPRHGWTPVTVPGAVRGWADLHARLGRLPFEEVLAPAVSYARDGFPLSPVLATNWARAIGIYRRLNLPIMDEWFRVFAPDGFAPVPGALWRSEAHARTLEAIAATHGSAFYEGELADRMDAHARATGGLLRASDLAAHRSEWVTPIHARYGDHLVHEIPPNGQGIAALIALNVLDGLPLPERRDDPDGLHLQIEAMKRGFADAHAFVADSRHVPVDVERLLSSNNTAAHRALLGYTAHDPTTRAPSTGGTVYLAAADAEGGMVSLIQSNYMGFGSGVVVPGTGIALHNRGHNFSLVPAHPNALAPGKRPYHTIIPGFLSRADGTPVGPFGVMGGFMQPQGHLQVVLNMVRYGMDPQQALDAPRWQWHAGRTVEVEHALSAEVSRALTARGHEVRVGLDAGSFGRGQIIRRDPVSGVLEGGTESRADGHIAVW
- a CDS encoding extracellular catalytic domain type 1 short-chain-length polyhydroxyalkanoate depolymerase produces the protein MKRPTVLLPSLLLLAACGQPASPAAGGAGATLTPQATGRWVSGTYTGGAGARFYRLWVPGGYDGTGARPLMVMLHGCGQDGYDFAAGTRMNAQADARNFLVLYPEQGTAYNAFDCWNWFSTANQRRGVGEPALIAGMIGWVKANYRVDAARVGVAGLSAGAAMASIMGCTYPDHIRRVAAFAGVMYGAATTATGATDAMRSGSLYDPNGRGTACHGEMGGARRVVPTLVFHGTADTTVNPRNATQIVAQWAQTNDLAYDGADDGDVDATADASATGTACRSYTRSDYRNSATGGVVMQRYVIDGLGHAWSGGSTAGSYSDPCGPDATALTVGFFGF
- a CDS encoding SDR family oxidoreductase, whose amino-acid sequence is MTRGMNGKTVLVTGATNGIGLVTARELARMGARVTIVGRNPEKTARVAAEIGAAGTLIADLSELAQVRRAAAEFRERQERLDVLVNNAGALYEKRQETREGHEMTWALNHLAPFLLTRELLPLLRRTPGARVVTVSSMAHMLARLRFDDPELRRGYGAWRAYNQSKLANVLFARELARREPGIQSNSLHPGRVRTGFGHNNSGGSKLFWRVFDLLALSPERGARTSIHLASDPGITVSGRYFANEREARPSQQALDDGAAERLWRLSEEAVGGL
- the recG gene encoding ATP-dependent DNA helicase RecG; this encodes MATVAEMRERLRRPLAAELASGCADRVVAGGVERLLASPLAGPFPVVREALRGYAGLDGAGREEALKAALAALSGGDDVAKAPPAPTRKAVPTAAPGERLPVDAEVTRLDTGPGGARKLGSLGLRTLRDVLHAYPHRHEDRRALPDLSEVEEGQKVTVEGRVVAKSRRTPKPGMLVLDVTLETPAGGKVRANWFNQPWIERQLREGARLVLTGRVKKFGKSVQLGVEHLETVEDARESLSTGRIVGVYDSKDGISQEFLRRAAFRALQAVPLDDYLPAHWRQKYGLTDLGDALWGIHFPEDEAHLSRADARLRFDEYLFLELRVLLQGEDAVLLGKRFQATGEDIRRFETALPFELTGAQRRVLLEITDDMRSERQMARLVQGDVGSGKTAVAACALYLAVRDGYQGALMAPTEILARQHYANLVGYLSKLDVRVGLLIGAMTPKQKLEMQTRIAEGDVDVVVGTQALIQENVRFDNLGLAVVDEEHRFGVMQRRRLLAGRPDVLVMSATPIPRSLALTAYGDLELSIIDELPPGRTPVETKLIQDTHRQQAYGFVMRQIREGRQAFVVTALIEENENLELLAATQLADDLKVILPEARIDLLHGKMSAAEKEDVMDRFRAREFDALVSTTVIEVGVDVPNATVMVIENAERFGLSQLHQLRGRVGRGSAQSYCVLIAGEHSKKTRQRLKIIEGSTDGFVIAEADLKLRGPGEIRGTRQSGIPDLRLGDLASDVEIIEKARELAKHILAHDPRLEHPRLQYLKGELQNRSQSVAFREVI